A genomic stretch from Setaria viridis chromosome 1, Setaria_viridis_v4.0, whole genome shotgun sequence includes:
- the LOC117848459 gene encoding uncharacterized protein isoform X1, with product MAASPERNGYLGKESVEVLEPQPLEVIVPEVKAKKRNPAPGVRVVGRRIYDPENGKTCHQCRQKTTDFAAACKQVKKKGPCPIKYCRKCLLNRYGENAEEVAEKEDWICPKCRGICNCSFCRKKKGEMPTGIMAHIAKASGCTSVHDLLEKGSDVVAAAQAILKVNGSDKHQGTKRSRDSDAADEVAAERDESAGIDLNTFPGDEGDENIGVDLNARPSVCVKKGRKLQHSVKKNSADERSHDGDSGEPLLRDKSPVLNNNIALPRGTPVTNIAGAQLDDEDIGAAIQFLEFCRTFAEIFQIRKGQSERILQDVVGGRELRLVSSVVAEFHMNLLSVIQEGKGKKPLAYTRDGDAWVIDVGKYISESAFISKELPLDCLNQGVSGYKNLSPSCKLRVLNFLCDETLSTDKLRNWIDMQNDVAAEPMNAAREKARAAKEKEKELKERLKGNMDKTMLSSNEAAALSSEENKDLISQIKEAQEVKRTAINYMAAMEKQGSLWTKPLMVEKGLGYWKLDGYCNSTTILLQEYGDHELMANKDKWFMFTEDEEKVIEEHIARSRHQMRKRIRV from the exons ATGGCCGCATCACCGGAGAGGAACGGCTACCTCGGCAAGGAGAGCGTCGAGGTGCTGGAACCGCAGCCGCTGGAGGTGATAGTGCCGGAGGTTAAGGCCAAGAAGCGCAACCCGGCGCCCGGAGTCCGGGTTGTTGGTCGCCGGATCTACGATCCCGAGAACGGCAAGACCTGCCACCAG TGCCGCCAGAAGACAACGGACTTCGCGGCGGCGTGCAAGCAGGTTAAGAAGAAGGGCCCGTGCCCAATTAAGTACTGCCGCAAGTGCCTCCTCAACAG GTACGGCGAGAATGCCGAAGAGGTGGCAGAGAAGGAGGACTGGATCTGCCCCAAGTGCAGGGGCATCTGTAACTGCAGCTTCTGCAG AAAGAAGAAGGGCGAGATGCCAACAGGGATAATGGCCCACATCGCCAAGGCTTCGGGATGTACTTCTGTCCATGATCTCCTTGAAAAGGGGTCAGACGTGGTGGCTGCTGCGCAAGCGATACTCAAGGTGAATGGTAGTGACAAG CATCAGGGCACAAAGAGGTCCCGAGATTCAGATGCTGCTGATGAGGTGGCTGCTGAACGGGATGAAAGTGCTGGCATTGATCTCAATACATTTCCAGGAGATGAAGGGGATGAAAATATAGGCGTTGATCTCAATGCACGTCCTTCTGTCTGTGTCAAGAAAGGGCGGAAGCTCCAGCACAGTGTAAAGAAGAATTCTGCTGATGAAAGGTCCCATGATGGAGACAGTGGTGAACCATTGCTGAGGGATAAGAGCCCAGTTCTCAATAATAACATTGCACTACCCAGGGGTACTCCGGTCACTAACATTGCAGGTGCACAGCTTGATGATGAGGATATTGGGGCTGCAATTCAGTTTCTAGAATTCTGCCGCACATTCGCTGAG ATTTTTCAAATAAGGAAAGGACAATCAGAAAGAATTCTTCAAGATGTAGTTGGAGGTCGTGAACTTCGGTTGGTATCCTCAGTTGTTGCTGAGTTTCACATGAATTTGTTATCTGTCATTCAAGAAGGAAAGGGGAAGAA GCCTCTGGCTTATACAAGAGATGGAGATGCATGGGTAATTGATGTTGGCAAATATATCAGTGAATCGGCATTTATATCAAAAGAATTGCCTCTCGACTGTTTAAATCAGGGAGTATCAGGATATAAAAATTTGAGCCCTTCTTGTAAGCTGCGTGTTCTGAATTTTCTGTGTGATGAGACCCTCTCCACAGA CAAGTTGAGGAACTGGATTGACATGCAAAATGATGTAGCTGCTGAACCAATGAATGCTGCCAGAGAAAAAGCCCGCGCCGCAAAAGAAAAG GAAAAAGAGCTAAAGGAAAGGCTAAAGGGCAACATGGATAAAACAATGCTTTCATCCAATGAAGCAGCAGCCCTTAGCAGTGAAGAAAATAAGGACCTTATTTCCCAAATAAAGGAGGCACAGGAAGTCAAGCGTACAGCCATAAATT ATATGGCGGCAATGGAGAAGCAGGGAAGTCTTTGGACCAAGCCTCTGATGGTAGAGAAAGGGTTAGGCTATTGGAAGCTAGATGGCTACTGTAATAGCACAACAATATTACTTCAAG AGTATGGTGATCATGAGTTAATGGCAAATAAAGACAAGTGGTTTATGTTTACTGAAGATGAAGAGAAAGTAATAGAAGAACATATAGCAAG GTCCAGACATCAGATGAGAAAGCGTATCCGGGTATAA
- the LOC117848459 gene encoding uncharacterized protein isoform X2 has product MAASPERNGYLGKESVEVLEPQPLEVIVPEVKAKKRNPAPGVRVVGRRIYDPENGKTCHQCRQKTTDFAAACKQVKKKGPCPIKYCRKCLLNRYGENAEEVAEKEDWICPKCRGICNCSFCRKKKGEMPTGIMAHIAKASGCTSVHDLLEKGSDVVAAAQAILKVNGSDKGTKRSRDSDAADEVAAERDESAGIDLNTFPGDEGDENIGVDLNARPSVCVKKGRKLQHSVKKNSADERSHDGDSGEPLLRDKSPVLNNNIALPRGTPVTNIAGAQLDDEDIGAAIQFLEFCRTFAEIFQIRKGQSERILQDVVGGRELRLVSSVVAEFHMNLLSVIQEGKGKKPLAYTRDGDAWVIDVGKYISESAFISKELPLDCLNQGVSGYKNLSPSCKLRVLNFLCDETLSTDKLRNWIDMQNDVAAEPMNAAREKARAAKEKEKELKERLKGNMDKTMLSSNEAAALSSEENKDLISQIKEAQEVKRTAINYMAAMEKQGSLWTKPLMVEKGLGYWKLDGYCNSTTILLQEYGDHELMANKDKWFMFTEDEEKVIEEHIARSRHQMRKRIRV; this is encoded by the exons ATGGCCGCATCACCGGAGAGGAACGGCTACCTCGGCAAGGAGAGCGTCGAGGTGCTGGAACCGCAGCCGCTGGAGGTGATAGTGCCGGAGGTTAAGGCCAAGAAGCGCAACCCGGCGCCCGGAGTCCGGGTTGTTGGTCGCCGGATCTACGATCCCGAGAACGGCAAGACCTGCCACCAG TGCCGCCAGAAGACAACGGACTTCGCGGCGGCGTGCAAGCAGGTTAAGAAGAAGGGCCCGTGCCCAATTAAGTACTGCCGCAAGTGCCTCCTCAACAG GTACGGCGAGAATGCCGAAGAGGTGGCAGAGAAGGAGGACTGGATCTGCCCCAAGTGCAGGGGCATCTGTAACTGCAGCTTCTGCAG AAAGAAGAAGGGCGAGATGCCAACAGGGATAATGGCCCACATCGCCAAGGCTTCGGGATGTACTTCTGTCCATGATCTCCTTGAAAAGGGGTCAGACGTGGTGGCTGCTGCGCAAGCGATACTCAAGGTGAATGGTAGTGACAAG GGCACAAAGAGGTCCCGAGATTCAGATGCTGCTGATGAGGTGGCTGCTGAACGGGATGAAAGTGCTGGCATTGATCTCAATACATTTCCAGGAGATGAAGGGGATGAAAATATAGGCGTTGATCTCAATGCACGTCCTTCTGTCTGTGTCAAGAAAGGGCGGAAGCTCCAGCACAGTGTAAAGAAGAATTCTGCTGATGAAAGGTCCCATGATGGAGACAGTGGTGAACCATTGCTGAGGGATAAGAGCCCAGTTCTCAATAATAACATTGCACTACCCAGGGGTACTCCGGTCACTAACATTGCAGGTGCACAGCTTGATGATGAGGATATTGGGGCTGCAATTCAGTTTCTAGAATTCTGCCGCACATTCGCTGAG ATTTTTCAAATAAGGAAAGGACAATCAGAAAGAATTCTTCAAGATGTAGTTGGAGGTCGTGAACTTCGGTTGGTATCCTCAGTTGTTGCTGAGTTTCACATGAATTTGTTATCTGTCATTCAAGAAGGAAAGGGGAAGAA GCCTCTGGCTTATACAAGAGATGGAGATGCATGGGTAATTGATGTTGGCAAATATATCAGTGAATCGGCATTTATATCAAAAGAATTGCCTCTCGACTGTTTAAATCAGGGAGTATCAGGATATAAAAATTTGAGCCCTTCTTGTAAGCTGCGTGTTCTGAATTTTCTGTGTGATGAGACCCTCTCCACAGA CAAGTTGAGGAACTGGATTGACATGCAAAATGATGTAGCTGCTGAACCAATGAATGCTGCCAGAGAAAAAGCCCGCGCCGCAAAAGAAAAG GAAAAAGAGCTAAAGGAAAGGCTAAAGGGCAACATGGATAAAACAATGCTTTCATCCAATGAAGCAGCAGCCCTTAGCAGTGAAGAAAATAAGGACCTTATTTCCCAAATAAAGGAGGCACAGGAAGTCAAGCGTACAGCCATAAATT ATATGGCGGCAATGGAGAAGCAGGGAAGTCTTTGGACCAAGCCTCTGATGGTAGAGAAAGGGTTAGGCTATTGGAAGCTAGATGGCTACTGTAATAGCACAACAATATTACTTCAAG AGTATGGTGATCATGAGTTAATGGCAAATAAAGACAAGTGGTTTATGTTTACTGAAGATGAAGAGAAAGTAATAGAAGAACATATAGCAAG GTCCAGACATCAGATGAGAAAGCGTATCCGGGTATAA